A single region of the Rathayibacter rathayi genome encodes:
- a CDS encoding aminoacyl-tRNA deacylase codes for MSESRPVEDGSRRLEADAAARGLAVEIVERPPAGSLREAAQLLGIDPGDLVKSLVVRRHDGGYLFALVPGGRQIAWPKLRAVVGVNRLRLPDETAALEATGYRRGTITPIGSTIAWPVYADERLLGRRVAMGAGADGRSAFVDADALVAAYAATVADITIAELAR; via the coding sequence ATGAGCGAGAGCAGGCCTGTGGAGGACGGTTCGCGGCGGTTAGAGGCGGATGCAGCGGCACGCGGCCTGGCCGTCGAGATCGTGGAGCGGCCACCGGCCGGCAGTCTGCGGGAGGCGGCCCAGCTGCTCGGCATCGACCCCGGCGACCTCGTGAAGTCGCTGGTAGTGAGGCGCCACGATGGCGGCTACCTGTTCGCACTCGTCCCCGGCGGGCGTCAGATCGCATGGCCGAAGCTGCGCGCGGTGGTCGGAGTGAACAGGCTGCGCCTCCCCGACGAGACAGCCGCACTCGAGGCTACCGGCTACCGGCGCGGCACCATCACGCCCATCGGCTCCACGATCGCCTGGCCGGTCTACGCCGATGAACGCCTCCTCGGCCGTCGCGTCGCGATGGGCGCGGGCGCCGACGGGCGCAGCGCCTTCGTCGACGCGGACGCCCTGGTGGCCGCCTACGCGGCGACCGTGGCCGACATCACCATCGCGGAGCTTG
- the dusB gene encoding tRNA dihydrouridine synthase DusB, whose protein sequence is MSSTLTAARPARTAPALRIGPLELDAPVVLAPMAGITNTAFRRLCREFGDGVGAGETTGAGETTGAGTSSAGRMLFVSEMITSRALVERTPESMRLIRHHPSESVRSIQLYGVDPRTVTEAVTMLVAEDRADHIDLNFGCPVPKVTRKGGGAALPWKLPLFRQIVEGAVTAAGDIPLTVKMRKGIDADHLTYLEAARAAEGAGVASIALHARTASEFYSGHADWSAVAALKEAITSVPVLGNGDIWSAEDALRMMAETGCDGVVVGRGCLGRPWLFGDLAAAFAGADERFRPSLGQVAAAFRRHAELLADFFESEERGCRDIRKHVAWYFKGYAVGGDLRARLATVESLAQLDELLATLDWTQPYPGEAAEGQRGRAGSPKIPSLPERWLDSRELDAGQRDAVSAAEIHHSGG, encoded by the coding sequence ATGTCCTCCACTCTGACGGCCGCCCGGCCCGCGCGCACCGCGCCGGCGCTCCGGATCGGCCCCCTCGAACTCGATGCGCCCGTGGTACTCGCCCCGATGGCGGGCATCACCAATACGGCGTTCCGCCGACTCTGCCGCGAGTTCGGCGACGGCGTCGGTGCAGGCGAGACAACCGGTGCAGGCGAGACAACCGGTGCAGGCACGAGCAGTGCCGGCCGGATGCTGTTCGTCAGTGAGATGATCACCTCCCGCGCTCTCGTGGAGCGCACGCCGGAGTCGATGCGTCTCATCCGGCACCACCCCAGCGAGTCGGTGCGTTCGATCCAGCTCTACGGAGTCGACCCGCGCACGGTCACCGAAGCCGTGACCATGCTCGTCGCCGAGGACCGGGCCGACCACATCGACCTCAACTTCGGCTGCCCCGTTCCCAAGGTCACCCGGAAGGGCGGGGGAGCGGCGCTGCCGTGGAAGCTCCCGCTGTTCCGCCAGATCGTCGAGGGCGCGGTGACGGCGGCGGGCGACATCCCGCTCACCGTCAAGATGCGCAAGGGCATCGACGCCGACCACCTCACCTACCTTGAGGCCGCGCGGGCGGCCGAGGGCGCTGGAGTCGCGTCGATCGCGCTGCACGCGCGCACCGCCTCCGAGTTCTACAGCGGGCACGCCGACTGGTCGGCCGTCGCCGCGCTCAAGGAGGCGATCACGAGTGTCCCGGTGCTCGGCAACGGCGACATCTGGTCCGCCGAGGACGCCCTGAGGATGATGGCGGAGACGGGCTGCGACGGTGTGGTCGTCGGCCGCGGTTGCCTCGGACGGCCGTGGCTCTTTGGCGATCTCGCCGCCGCGTTCGCCGGCGCCGACGAACGCTTCCGCCCCTCGCTCGGCCAGGTCGCCGCAGCGTTTCGTCGCCACGCCGAACTGCTCGCCGACTTTTTCGAGAGCGAGGAGCGCGGCTGCCGCGACATCCGCAAGCATGTGGCCTGGTACTTCAAGGGCTACGCCGTCGGCGGCGACCTGCGGGCACGCCTGGCCACGGTCGAATCGCTCGCGCAGCTCGACGAACTCCTGGCCACGCTGGACTGGACGCAGCCCTACCCCGGTGAGGCGGCCGAGGGCCAGCGCGGACGCGCCGGCTCGCCCAAGATCCCCTCCCTGCCGGAGCGCTGGCTCGACTCCCGCGAACTCGACGCCGGACAGCGCGACGCGGTGTCGGCCGCCGAGATCCACCACAGCGGTGGATGA